One genomic window of Macrobrachium rosenbergii isolate ZJJX-2024 chromosome 51, ASM4041242v1, whole genome shotgun sequence includes the following:
- the LOC136833047 gene encoding clumping factor A-like translates to MEELQNDNEDKAVEEETLEDATEERGLQYMGGFAVPDSEIKVDADITGDSDITAEPDIPADFDISAEFDIPTDFDITVQSDMTADSDISTESDLTADFDITLILTYQLILPTADFDIADSEILADSDIPADSDITAESDIPAYSSIPADCDILADFDITAHTDITADPDIPADFDTVNSDITTDFDIQAASDITADSHIPTEPDITADSDI, encoded by the exons atggaggaattgcagaatgacaatgaagacaaagCTGTTGAAGAAGAAACTTTAGAAGATGCCACTGAAGAAAGAGGCTTGCAATATATGGGTGGTTTTGCAGTCC CTGATTCTGAAATAAAAGTTGATGCTGACATAACAGGTGATTCTGACATAACAGCTGAACCTGACATACCAGCTGATTTTGACATATCAGCTGAATTTGACATACCAACTGATTTTGACATAACAGTTCAATCTGACATGACAGCTGATTCTGACATATCAACTGAATCTGACTTAACAGCTGATTTTGACATAACA CTGATTCTGACATATCAACTGATTCTGCCAACAGCTGATTTTGACATTGCTGATTCTGAAATATTAGCTGATTCTGATATACCAGCTGATTCTGACATAACAGCTGAATCTGACATACCAGCATATTCTAGCATACCAGCTGATTGTGACATACTAGCTGATTTTGACATAACAGCTCATACTGACATAACAGCTGATCCTGACATACCAGCTGATTTTGACACAGTCAATTCAGACATAACAACTGATTTTGACATACAAGCTGCTTCTGACATAACAGCTGACTCTCACATACCAACTGAACCTGACATAACAGCTGATTCTGACATATGA